The following are encoded together in the Sparus aurata chromosome 1, fSpaAur1.1, whole genome shotgun sequence genome:
- the dpcd gene encoding protein DPCD — MAVQSWIDTLKSSKKTALIHDGKRKIHYLFTDGKEMAEEYDLKTDELIVRKWRNKSTLGAQGTWQVEVGEPLAGPVTSSDSEVIKENCSNPVFMRKDTKTSFQWRIRNLPYPKDVFSVSVEPSERCIIIKTSNKKYYKKFTVVDLDRSQLPLDGSALSFTHANNTLIVSYKKPKEILTLEQELMKELKKLKGTGDGDVDCKTQ; from the exons ATGGCTGTGCAGAGCTGGATTGATACCCTGAAATCATCTAAGAAAACAGCTTTAATACACGATG GAAAAAGGAAGATCCACTACCTCTTCACAGATGGAAAAGAAATGGCAGAAGAGTATGACTTGAAAACAGATGAGCTCATTG TGCGAAAGTGGCGAAATAAAAGCACTCTTGGAGCCCAGGGCACATGGCAGGTGGAGGTTGGGGAGCCACTCGCAGGCCCTGTAACTTCTTCAGATTCGGAGGTGATCAAGGAGAATTGCTCCAAC CCTGTGTTCATGCGTAAGGACACAAAGACAAGTTTTCAGTGGAGAATACGCAACCTTCCCTACCCCAAAGATgtcttcagtgtttcagtgGAGCCATCTGAGCGATGCATCATCATAAAAACctcaaacaaaaa GTATTATAAGAAGTTCACTGTTGTTGATTTAGATCGCAGTCAGCTCCCATTGGACGGCTCCGCCCTCAGCTTCACTCACGCCAACAACACTTTAATTGTCAGC TACAAGAAACCCAAGGAGATCTTAACCCTTGAACAGGAGCTAATGAAGGAGCTGAAGAAACTGAAGGGGACGGGTGACGGGGATGTCGACTGCAAAACTCAATGA